A window of the Polyodon spathula isolate WHYD16114869_AA chromosome 50, ASM1765450v1, whole genome shotgun sequence genome harbors these coding sequences:
- the LOC121306755 gene encoding erythroid membrane-associated protein-like isoform X1, with translation MDVRWMRNGDEIVHVYATRADLEGRQSPRFKGRTRLDREPLGSGNVSLQLNDVRVSDEGSYQCYVVSKSWFADSTMKLKVSEDSEISKQWAVSGGSILAAVMAIAALCYSTRKPTKDFEKLQQDLNSLKGENERLRKENEYLKKQNENFKEYSRGLENKIKVLQEDLKELRRNTNACVYALDKEWIKMTDAHVNVTPDPDTASPSLTVSEDGSLVRFTGERAQEWPSVLGREGFTSGRHYWQVEVGVKGNWILGVSTHPHEKSIPEKPEEGYWLMRLVKGKTCTAVSQSGDQILQLEKGCQVWGVCLDYEGGRLSFYNAETRFHIYTLEGPFPGQVYPIFSPGSHDKGPLIINVKVKNV, from the exons ATGGACGTGAGGTGGATGAGAAACGGGGATGAAATCGTGCATGTCTACGCAACCAGAGCAGACCTGGAGGGCCGGCAGAGCCCACGATTCAAAGGCAGAACTCGCCTGGATAGAGAACCACTGGGATCCGGGAACGTGTCTCTACAGCTGAACGATGTCAGAGTCTCGGACGAAGGAAGCTATCAGTGTTACGTAGTTTCAAAGAGCTGGTTCGCTGACTCCACCATGAAATTAAAGGTCTCAG AAGACTCTGAAATCTCTAAGCAATGGGCTGTCAGTGGAGGCTCCATACTGGCTGCTGTAATGGCCATTGCTGCTCTGTGCTATTCTACAAGGAAGCCAACAAAAG ATTTTGAAAAACTTCAACAGGACCTGA ACAGTTTAAAAGGAGAGAATGAGAGACTGAGAAAAG AGAATGAATATCTTAAGAAGCAAAATG aaaattTTAAAGAGTATTCCAGGggactggaaaataaaataaaggtgttGCAGGAAG ACTTGAAAGAACTTCGAAGAAATACCA ACGCATGTGTCTATGCCCTTGACAAAG AATGGATAAAAATGACTGACGCTCATG TCAATGTGACTCCAGACCCCgacacagccagccccagcctcaCAGTCTCTGAAGACGGCTCACTAGTGAGATTCACAGGGGAGAGAGCACAGGAGTGGCCCAGTGTGCTGGGCAGGGAGGGGTTCACCTCAGGGAGGCACTACTGGCAGGTGGAGGTCGGGGTTAAGGGCAACTGGATCTTGGGGGTCTCCACACACCCTCATGAGAAGAGCATACCTGAGAAACCAGAGGAGGGCTACTGGCTTATGAGGCTGGTTAAAGGAAAGACCTGTACAGCTGTGAGCCAATCAGGGGATCAGATCTTACAACTGGAGAAGGGCTGTCAGGTGTGGGGGGTGTGTCTGGATTACGAGGGAGGGAGGCTGTCGTTTTACAATGCAGAGACCAGATTTCACATCTATACTTTAGAAGGCCCATTCCCTGGGCAGGTCTACCCCATTTTCAGCCCAGGTTCACATGATAAAGGACCGTTGATAATCAATGTAAAAGTGAAGAATGTGTAG
- the LOC121306755 gene encoding erythroid membrane-associated protein-like isoform X2, translated as MPLRESFLCVLLSFLCVVLSVICFSVIRKHVDEAPGMPQHPHCQRRMMGAVVLYTPLFPVAYEDSEISKQWAVSGGSILAAVMAIAALCYSTRKPTKDFEKLQQDLNSLKGENERLRKENEYLKKQNENFKEYSRGLENKIKVLQEDLKELRRNTNACVYALDKEWIKMTDAHVNVTPDPDTASPSLTVSEDGSLVRFTGERAQEWPSVLGREGFTSGRHYWQVEVGVKGNWILGVSTHPHEKSIPEKPEEGYWLMRLVKGKTCTAVSQSGDQILQLEKGCQVWGVCLDYEGGRLSFYNAETRFHIYTLEGPFPGQVYPIFSPGSHDKGPLIINVKVKNV; from the exons ATGCCTCTCCGTGAAAGCTTTCTTTGcgttcttctttcttttctttgcgtTGTTCTTTCTGTAATCTGTTTTTCTGTAATCAGGAAGCATGTCGATGAAG CTCCCGGCATGCCTCAGCACCCACACTGTCAGCGAaggatgatgggagctgtagttctgtaTACCCCCCTGTTCCCTGTCGCTTATG AAGACTCTGAAATCTCTAAGCAATGGGCTGTCAGTGGAGGCTCCATACTGGCTGCTGTAATGGCCATTGCTGCTCTGTGCTATTCTACAAGGAAGCCAACAAAAG ATTTTGAAAAACTTCAACAGGACCTGA ACAGTTTAAAAGGAGAGAATGAGAGACTGAGAAAAG AGAATGAATATCTTAAGAAGCAAAATG aaaattTTAAAGAGTATTCCAGGggactggaaaataaaataaaggtgttGCAGGAAG ACTTGAAAGAACTTCGAAGAAATACCA ACGCATGTGTCTATGCCCTTGACAAAG AATGGATAAAAATGACTGACGCTCATG TCAATGTGACTCCAGACCCCgacacagccagccccagcctcaCAGTCTCTGAAGACGGCTCACTAGTGAGATTCACAGGGGAGAGAGCACAGGAGTGGCCCAGTGTGCTGGGCAGGGAGGGGTTCACCTCAGGGAGGCACTACTGGCAGGTGGAGGTCGGGGTTAAGGGCAACTGGATCTTGGGGGTCTCCACACACCCTCATGAGAAGAGCATACCTGAGAAACCAGAGGAGGGCTACTGGCTTATGAGGCTGGTTAAAGGAAAGACCTGTACAGCTGTGAGCCAATCAGGGGATCAGATCTTACAACTGGAGAAGGGCTGTCAGGTGTGGGGGGTGTGTCTGGATTACGAGGGAGGGAGGCTGTCGTTTTACAATGCAGAGACCAGATTTCACATCTATACTTTAGAAGGCCCATTCCCTGGGCAGGTCTACCCCATTTTCAGCCCAGGTTCACATGATAAAGGACCGTTGATAATCAATGTAAAAGTGAAGAATGTGTAG
- the LOC121306755 gene encoding erythroid membrane-associated protein-like isoform X3, which produces MPLRESFLCVLLSFLCVVLSVICFSVIRKHVDEEDSEISKQWAVSGGSILAAVMAIAALCYSTRKPTKDFEKLQQDLNSLKGENERLRKENEYLKKQNENFKEYSRGLENKIKVLQEDLKELRRNTNACVYALDKEWIKMTDAHVNVTPDPDTASPSLTVSEDGSLVRFTGERAQEWPSVLGREGFTSGRHYWQVEVGVKGNWILGVSTHPHEKSIPEKPEEGYWLMRLVKGKTCTAVSQSGDQILQLEKGCQVWGVCLDYEGGRLSFYNAETRFHIYTLEGPFPGQVYPIFSPGSHDKGPLIINVKVKNV; this is translated from the exons ATGCCTCTCCGTGAAAGCTTTCTTTGcgttcttctttcttttctttgcgtTGTTCTTTCTGTAATCTGTTTTTCTGTAATCAGGAAGCATGTCGATGAAG AAGACTCTGAAATCTCTAAGCAATGGGCTGTCAGTGGAGGCTCCATACTGGCTGCTGTAATGGCCATTGCTGCTCTGTGCTATTCTACAAGGAAGCCAACAAAAG ATTTTGAAAAACTTCAACAGGACCTGA ACAGTTTAAAAGGAGAGAATGAGAGACTGAGAAAAG AGAATGAATATCTTAAGAAGCAAAATG aaaattTTAAAGAGTATTCCAGGggactggaaaataaaataaaggtgttGCAGGAAG ACTTGAAAGAACTTCGAAGAAATACCA ACGCATGTGTCTATGCCCTTGACAAAG AATGGATAAAAATGACTGACGCTCATG TCAATGTGACTCCAGACCCCgacacagccagccccagcctcaCAGTCTCTGAAGACGGCTCACTAGTGAGATTCACAGGGGAGAGAGCACAGGAGTGGCCCAGTGTGCTGGGCAGGGAGGGGTTCACCTCAGGGAGGCACTACTGGCAGGTGGAGGTCGGGGTTAAGGGCAACTGGATCTTGGGGGTCTCCACACACCCTCATGAGAAGAGCATACCTGAGAAACCAGAGGAGGGCTACTGGCTTATGAGGCTGGTTAAAGGAAAGACCTGTACAGCTGTGAGCCAATCAGGGGATCAGATCTTACAACTGGAGAAGGGCTGTCAGGTGTGGGGGGTGTGTCTGGATTACGAGGGAGGGAGGCTGTCGTTTTACAATGCAGAGACCAGATTTCACATCTATACTTTAGAAGGCCCATTCCCTGGGCAGGTCTACCCCATTTTCAGCCCAGGTTCACATGATAAAGGACCGTTGATAATCAATGTAAAAGTGAAGAATGTGTAG